In a genomic window of Gossypium arboreum isolate Shixiya-1 chromosome 9, ASM2569848v2, whole genome shotgun sequence:
- the LOC128279313 gene encoding wall-associated receptor kinase-like 1, with translation MLKQKYFKRNGGLLLQQHSSEGNVKKIKLFTSKEMEKATDHYNENRILGQGGQGTVYKGMLIDGSIVAIKKSKMVEGKKFDEKKVEQFINEVIILSQINHRNVVKLLGCCLEAEVPLLVYEFIPNGTLYDLIRKQNEELPLTWEMRLRIAIEIANALFYLHSAASAPIYHRDIKSSNILLDDKYRAKVSDFGTSRSVALEQTHLTTGVEGTFGYMDPEYFRTNQFTEKSDVYSFGVVLIELLTGQKPISANQSQPVRSLVSYFLHSMQENSLFKILNPMVVKDGPEQEIMVVALLAKRCLNLNGKKRPTMKQVAMELEMIKASGGTVIEDCGDEESEIDDMIHSWDTNPSSSMSRTIPTDSVTFPLNSSF, from the coding sequence atgctgAAGCAGAAATACTTCAAAAGGAATGGAGGTTTGTTACTGCAACAACATTCGTCTGAAGgtaatgttaaaaaaattaagttGTTTACTTCGAAAGAGATGGAAAAGGCGACCGATCATTATAATGAGAACCGAATCCTTGGTCAAGGAGGTCAAGGGACTGTTTATAAAGGGATGCTAATAGATGGAAGCATTGTGGCTATTAAGAAGTCCAAAATGGTGGAAGGAAAGAAATTTGACGAAAAGAAGGTTGAACAATTCATTAACGAGGTGATAATTTTATCTCAAATTAATCACAGGAATGTGGTTAAGCTTTTAGGGTGTTGTTTAGAGGCTGAAGTTCCTCTATTGGTGTATGAGTTCATCCCAAATGGTACATTATACGATCTCATTCGTAAACAAAATGAAGAATTACCATTGACATGGGAAATGCGTTTACGAATTGCAATCGAAATTGCCAACGCGTTGTTCTATTTGCATTCAGCTGCTTCTGCTCCTATTTATCATCGAGACATCAAATCTAGTAACATACTTTTGGATGATAAATATAGGGCAAAAGTATCTGATTTTGGAACTTCAAGATCAGTTGCACTTGAGCAAACACATCTAACCACCGGGGTGGAAGGTACTTTTGGATACATGGATCCTGAATACTTTCGAACAAATCAATTTACAGAGAAGAGTGATGTTTATAGCTTTGGAGTTGTTCTCATTGAGCTTTTAACAGGACAAAAACCCATCTCTGCAAACCAATCACAGCCAGTGAGAAGCTTGGTATCTTATTTTTTGCATTCAATGCAGGAGAATTCCTTATTTAAAATTCTCAATCCAATGGTAGTAAAGGATGGTCCAGAACAGGAGATTATGGTTGTGGCTCTGCTAGCAAAAAGATGCTTGAATCTTAATGGAAAGAAAAGACCCACCATGAAACAAGTAGCAATGGAGCTGGAGATGATTAAAGCTTCAGGTGGAACTGTTATCGAAGACTGTGGTGATGAAGAATCTGAAATAGATGACATGATCCATTCATGGGATACCAATCCTAGTAGTTCAATGTCTAGGACAATTCCAACCGATAGTGTAACTTTTCCATTAAATTCATCTTTCTAG
- the LOC108455047 gene encoding wall-associated receptor kinase-like 17 — MGFLLALYFILLLLFLFLLCSILQAAESQEPACGKEVCGNITIPSPFGLINSTCYTHPSFRVTCKQTPSGDKPFINVNGIDLEVLGKALYSNAILINNPVTYINCDRINDVSGRVNLLSTPFFFSSTRNYFGSVGCGNLATILSNEAVSLGGCIQTRCDDGASESGCFTQITANLTSYTVNMKAMYPDSKRCASAFIFSKYSFRSAYPLPTGINNGTTHVPAVLNWNSTYCGDGGQSRAVTSIAWLLFFFF, encoded by the coding sequence ATGGGTTTTCTCTTAGCGCTTTACTTCATCCTCCTACTCCTCTTCCTCTTCCTGTTGTGCTCAATTTTACAAGCAGCAGAATCTCAAGAACCTGCCTGTGGTAAAGAAGTATGTGGAAATATTACAATTCCATCCCCTTTTGGATTAATCAATAGCACCTGCTATACTCATCCTTCGTTTCGCGTAACTTGCAAGCAAACCCCCAGTGGGGACAAGCCTTTCATAAACGTAAATGGCATCGATCTGGAGGTACTTGGAAAAGCCTTATATTCAAACGCCATTCTCATCAACAATCCAGTTACTTACATTAATTGTGATCGTATAAACGACGTTAGTGGGAGGGTCAATCTCTTAAGCACTCCATTTTTCTTCTCAAGTACGAGGAATTATTTCGGGTCAGTAGGTTGCGGAAATTTGGCTACTATTTTAAGTAACGAAGCTGTTTCACTTGGCGGTTGCATTCAAACAAGGTGTGACGATGGTGCTTCTGAATCTGGCTGCTTTACTCAAATTACTGCAAATCTTACTTCCTATACCGTAAACATGAAAGCCATGTATCCTGACAGCAAAAGATGCGCATCTGCTTTCATCTTTAGCAAGTACTCTTTCCGTAGTGCTTACCCATTACCCACTGGCATCAATAATGGAACTACGCATGTTCCCGCCGTGCTCAACTGGAATTCTACCTATTGCGGTGACGGAGGTCAGTCACGCGCTGTCACTTCAATTGCTTGGCTtttattcttcttcttttaa